The sequence AGCCTCGAAAAACAGCCCCAATCGATACAATCGATTTTAGTGGAATTTCATTACCAGAATTCAAGTCATCAACCATTTTCCCGGAAAACTACCTAAATACTGACATCTCAACTTTAGCAATTGTGGTGAATATAGCCGTGGTTTTGTTCCTGCATTTTAATTCTTATAAGGAAAAAGCTCCTGCGCTATTAGAAAATTCTACTATACAGTCAGGCGGTTTTTCCGATGCATATTCAAAAAAGAATCACGATAAAAAAGTTTTAATTTTTGATACAACAACTGCCACCTTTTCAGGTAATGGCATCATATCAAGTGAAAAAACTAAAACTATCGAGAAGATGAAAACAGTAAACACTTTAGCCACATTGCTCCTTACAGGCTCGACACTGGCTTTTGATTCGACAAACGTATTGAACAAACACCAGCAACCCGTTCAAGTAAAAAATCAGGAAATAATCGAAAATAATGCATCGAAAACGACGATACCAACAGAACTAATCAAATCAGATAACAAAGTAGATTCTTCTGAAATGTCTGGTACGTTTTATGCTTCAACATTGTTTTGGTCAGCCGAAAATAATGGGCTTTACCTCATGGGAAAGCACGTAAAGGTCAACCTCAATTCACAAAAGTTTAGCGGAAGCGGTACCTTTTCATTTATAAACAAAATAAATTACCTGGTAATTAATGGAACTCCAATGAAGTTAAATGAAACAATACAGTTATCTGACAAGAAATATAGCCTGGTCAAGTTGTCTGAAGCAGAGGCAATTAAAAAATATGGCGATAAGGGAAAATTAATCGTAGAAATAACGTTGGCTGAATAAATCATTAAAGCATATTTTTCTTACCATCCGTTTTATCCTGGCATCTGGAAACAGGACGTTAGTTGACCCGTAAATTTAGCTGATAAGCAGAAGAATAGGCATAAATAGCAAAGCTGGAATACACAGAATAAAGGCTTCATAGGGCTGGCGTACCATACTTGTCCTATAAGCACTCTGGTTAATACAAACGTAATGACAGACAATCGCCTGTCATTACGTTTGCATAAGAACTCATCCGGTACGCCAACTAAAGCACTATGGCAGGAACTTCAATAATATACCGGGCAACATCAACAAGCCATCTAAATAAATGTAATAGCTATAATCAGATTCAGTCCTGACGATACGGCCCGCTGATAGTGCTAACAACACCATGGGCAGGCTTAAGCAGGTTACTTGCCGCCAATCAAAGCCATTTACATACAATAGGGCAATCGATAGCCAGAAGCAAAGAGTAATGGCAACACTAAATAAGCGTAGCTGCTTGTTGGTTAGCATCGACACAATGGTCAGCCACCTCGAGTGACGATCCTGATCACGATCACGATAGTCAAAACATAAGGCAACACTGTAGATAAACAGGAATCGATTCAGAAGCAAAACGTTTATCAGGGGCCAGTCAGGATCGCCAACGGGTGGTACGATCAATAGAGGTACGGCTACCGTTCCATAAGTCCAGACCAGGGCCAGATAAGTCGTCTTTAACACAGCAATCCGACGCAAGGCATGAAATGGCGGCCAATTGATTTTAGGGGCGGTATACAAAAAAGTAAGCACGACAACCGGTAATAGATCGATCAGGTAGCGCATCAAGTGGCTTAACTGCCAGACTCCGACCAAAACCGCACTCATAAACAAGATGAGCAGTGTCAGTTTATTCTCCTTATTCCATCTCCCTCGTTGCGTAGAGGCTGTCGTATCGGTCAGAAACCAGTGCAGCGAATAGCTCCCCAGTGTACCCGCAAAAATGAAAAGTAAAAACGAGTTAGGTAGTTGTATAGCGAATAAGTCGGCTGTAGTCTGGCACATCACTACGGCACAAAGTGCGATATAAGCATTGCCAAAGATCAGAAATTGACCAAGAGCCTTTAAATAATGGCGAATCGAATGATTCATAAGCAATAATCGACTAGACTTATCCTAGTTCTAATACCCTTTATTGCGATAAAGTTTCCAACCTATTCCGGAGCAAACTGATAATTTGTTTACCTGTTTGTTGACTTATGTTTCCGACTTACGCTGCATTATTAATTGAGTTTGACCGGCTAGTAAGGGTCGGCCGGAGTGGCATCCTACAGTAATTTTGTAAGCTTTCGACCGCGACGGCAGACCGTAACTGGGTCAACAACAGCACTTGTCACCTTTTCAACCGATTGCCTTTCTCGTTACTCAGGCGAGTGATTATCCACTTATACTCACGGTTAGGGTGAAAGAAAAAAAGGCGTCCTATCGGCGAGTTTTCTCTACCGATAGGACGCCTTCCGTCAATAAGTTACCAGCCCGTTTAATGCCGGCTACCGCCAAGTGTATAGCCAGCCTTCACGCTGAAATATTCATTTTTCCCAATCAACTTAGCATTGGTAAATTCGTTGGTGACGGTTGTATCCTCCAGCAAATTGAAAGCTGCTTCGACGTTAAACTGGAAAATTTTAACACCTGCTCTTACCAGAGCTCCCCATTTATTCGTGATAGGCAGCGAATAATAGAGTGGTGTATTGCCTGCGCCCATTACCTGCTGGTCGCTCTGTGCGGCCCGAAAAAATCCGGCACCGGCACCGATGTAAGGGCGAAAGGCAGGGGTTTTACCAACTACATAATTGAGCGTCAACGCCCCCGACATAATTGATTTAGCCTGTGTGTTAAAATAAATGAGATTCCCCAATACTTCGGGGCGCTGGATAAAAGCCTGTTCAAACCGGATTCCAATATCGAAGTGATTCGTAATTCCATATTGCGGCTCAATGCTATAGACAAACCCTGGGCTGCTTCCATCTTTGTTACCAGACCGGTCGGCAGGAGACGCGTAGCCCACCGACAGATTTAATTTAAAAGGCTCCAGACGTTGGGCAGAAACAACGGTTGATACAAGAAAAAAAAGAGCAAATAGCGACTTGTGCATAGTGGTTTGGCAATTGAGGGAACGTGGTGAATACAGTAAATAAGAATACGCCTTAGGACGTCGTGCCAAGCCCGGAATGAGCTGCACAACCAGAACAAGGCTCTACTGCTGTTACCCTCAACGGTCTCAAACCGTTGCAATGTTCATGCTATTTTTATGTCTTTTTAACCGCGCCAGGTTATTTAATCCGATTCTGATCTTAAGAAATTGGCTGATAAGGAGCAGAAGTCCAGCTCCTTTAGCCCGAAAAATAACGATTGCCTTTACCTGCTCACTTGGCCGCAATAATAAGCACTAGCCCCAGCACATAACACAGGCCCATCAGGGTCAGATAGCGACTGGATGTAACCGGTGCACCCCGGAACTCATTCCAGATAAATACACCCCATAAAACCGCAATGATGGTTGCCCCCTGACCAAGCCCGTAGCTGATCGCATACCCCGCTTCGCCGGAAGCCAGCAAACTGGATGCCATTCCCAGACACCAGATCATACCACCCAGCATGCCAATGCCGTGATTACGAGTACTCACCTCGCCATATCGCACTGTACTATTGGCTGCTTTACCCGTAAAGCGACGCAGAATGGGCAAAAACAAGGGTGTGCTGATCACGACACCAAGGCCGAATAAAACCAGCGCCGTATAGGGCGTTAGTAGCCCCGGTGCAGGATTGGCGAAATCGGTAGCCATTGCTCGTGCCACGAAGTAGAAAAAGAAACTCATCAGGAAACCACCAACCAGCGAAATCACCAACCCGTTTGTGCTCACCGTTTGCCCAACGGTGCTCTTCGATCGATAGGCCAATGCACTGAAAACAACTGCCAGAAAGATGGCAAATACGCCACCCGACAGCAACCCGACATTGCCAATCGGTGATAAAATATAGTTGACCACTACGCCCAAAATCAAAGCCAGCCCAATGCCTACAGGCATAGCGACCGATAACCCCGCGAGTTCGATGCCAACAACAATGAGGATATTAGCGATATTAAACACAAAACCGCCCACCAAGGCATAGAGCAGATTTTGCCTGTCGGCCTGCCCTATGTCAGTCAGGAAAGACCGACCGGCCGAGCCCGAGCTACCAAGCGTGAACGCTAGTAACAGGCTCAGAAAGAGGATACCATAGGTATAATCGCGATAGAAAATCGTGGTCGGCACCGACTGAGTTGCTAATTTCTGTGTGTTCGCCCACGAGCCCCAGCAAAGCATCGTAACAAAACAGACAACTACGGCCAGTGGGTAGTGTGTAATAATAAACATAACCAACAAGAGGATTTAGGATGAGTCTGGGCAAGCTACAAAAATGCCCTCTTTACCACAACGCGATAAGTTGCCAGAAAAGCAGGCTTAAAGACAAAGCTACAGCCACCTATTGCCTACCTTTGTGGTCATGAATTACATCTATATTCTCTTTGCTTTTCTAGTCGGTTTAGCCATTACTGTTCAGGCAGGTGTGAATGCAAATTTGCGGCAGGCAATGGCCAGTCCTATTCTGGCAGCAGCCATTTCGTTCGGCTCCGGCTTTATCGTGCTGGTGCTGCTCTTACTGGCTTCGGGTGGCTCGGTTCCTCCGCTCGATACGGTCAAACAAGTAAGCTGGTGGAAATGGATGGGGGGCGCAATGGGAGCCGTTTATATGATCACAGTGATTGTCAGCGTACCCAAAATCGGTACGGCTAACCTCGTTAGCCTGAGCGTAGCGGGGCAATTACTGGCCGCTGTAATTCTCGATCATTACGGTTTTATGGGCTTTGCACTCCACCCCGCCAACGGCTGGCGATTACTCGGCCTGGTGCTGATCATGGCCGGAGTATTACTGGTGGTGAAAAACTAAGTCTGCTATTTTCGGTTTACAGATTTCAGTAGACTGGCGCATCAACCGTAAACCGAGAACTGTGATAAATTACCGTTTCTATCCTTCCCTCCTGAATGTATTTTCGCATTATCTGGGCGGAGGGAATCTCTCTGCACAGGAGTTGATCGACTCGATCAATCGTGTGCCAACACCGACCACAGCAGCGCAGGAGCGTGGTATTTCTTTTGAAGAAGCGGTCGTAAAAGGTACCGACGAAGATCGTTTTGATGCCGAAATTCTCCGAAAAGTCCGTAAGCTTCTCCCCCGCCCTATTGTCGAAACGCAGGTCTATTGCCAATGGCAGATTGACGATGTGTTATTCTACGGCTATGTCGATCTAATCGGAAAATTCAAGGCCGTCGATATAAAGACAACGGCCTCTTACCAGCCCGGCCGCTATGTTCATAACCACCAGAATCTGTACCTCCACGCCCTTAAGCGCAAAGGGATCAAACTCATGGAATACGTGATTGCTGAATTTCAGCCAGGTGGCCGTACCGAAGCATATGTCGAGAGTTATACCCTGACCCACCCGATCGATAAGCAACTGGAGGATATTCGTTTATTCAAGGCATTTCTGGAAGAACACCGACCGCTGATTACAGATAAAAAAATATTCGTAGCACCAGGCGACGATGCCGACGCCCGACGACACTAACCAGCCATTTATACTGAATGGATAATCTGCTTGTGCCTACCCGGCCAGCCCTGATCAATGGCCGGCCGGAATTGTAGGGCTTGTTGGGCACTCAAAATGTATACTTAGCTTATCCTGATTCGCACGATGTAAAAATGCGATCAGGTGTTTGGATTGTCGGCATTAGTAATACTGTTGTCAGTCCGACCCCCGATGGGAAGGGTCGGCTGACGCAGTGGGTACTACTCACCTATCATGTGCAAGACGTTTACGTTGCTCGAACGGCTACTTCCTGCTATCTACTGTTTTCACCCGATCGGTCGTTGATTAGCGTGTCCAGATCGGTCAATGCTTTTTCGTTTACTACTGGCTTATAGTCATTTATCTGCCCCATGAATCAGATCAGCGGTTATGCAGGAAGCGTTTCATTGTTTAGCGGCCAGTTTATGTTCCCGCTGCAATTCCTTTGCTGTCGCTTCTACTTCGCGAAATACGCGCAGGAAATTTCCGCCCCAGAGTTTTCGAATCTCTTCCTCCGAATAACCGCGTTTGAGCAATTCGCGGGTCACATTAGGCAACTCGCCAACATGAGCATAGCCGGTTACGCCACCGCCATGATTGAAGTCAGAAGCCAGGCCAACGTGATCGATGCCGATCAGTCGAACGGCGTAATCGACCGCGTCCAGGTAATCGGCCAGGTTGGTGTATTTGTAGCCACTACTCGAGAATTCACGATAGGCAGCCTGAAATTTCTGATAATCGGCTGCATTGAGTTTCGACTTGGCATCGTCGCCGGGTTGCAGACCAAACGGCTCCCAAACGTTCTTTTTGTAGTTAGCTAACTGCTCTGCCGATGGGTGCAAGTAGGCCGAAAAGGCGACAATACTCACCACACCCCCATTGGCAGCAATGGCTTTGAGTTCGTCATTATTGAGGTTACGCGTAGCATCGACCCGCCCCCGCACCGCCGAATGAGAAGCAATAACAGGTGCACGACTCAACTGAATTGTCTGCAAAACGCCTGCTGGTGTCAACTGCGACACATCGATAATAGCGCCGAGTCGGTTCAGGTCCGAAACCGATTGCCTGCCCAACGCCGATAATCCACCCAGTTCGTCGGGTTTGTCGTCAAATCCCACCGACGGCCGTGATGAATCAGCCCAGTCGTTGTTACCGGCATGCGTCAGACCAAACACCCGTACACCCTCCCGGTGAAGCAATGACAACTGAGTCAGGTCTTTACCGAGCGAGAAAGCATTCAGAAAGCTTAGTAAAATGGCATGTTTCCCTTTTGCCGGAATCCGTTCCAGATCGGCCGCCGTGTAGGCAAATTCAAGCCGGTCGGGGTGCTGGCTCACAAACCGACGTAATGCGGCCAACTTCGTATCGACCTCTTTTCGGGCTGTGGCAATATTTTCCGGGGTCTTTTTGGCCGTACCGGCAAACAAGGCCACCGTCGCAACGTCAAGGTCGCCCCTTTCCAGTTTCGGCAGATCAAACTGGCCTTTTGTTTCCGTTCCGGCATCATTACCGGCGGTGTTAAAATCAGCAAGAATATCCAGATGCGGATCGATGGTTAGGGCGTATTTATGCACCCGACGCACGACCGCATCGGTTAGGGAGTCTGACTTGACCGGAACTTGCTGTGCACTGGCCGTAAGCCCAAGGGCTAACGACCAGGCAAGCCCGGTGGTGAAAAACTGGGAAGGTATCATAGTGTAGCTTGATGAAAGTTGATTTCTAGTTGTTGATGAAGTGGACACGTAACAATCACCTGATTATCGTTTTTACCGACTCGCGACTGCACTCGACGATATAGCTACCAGCGTTATGTCGAGTGAGAAGTCGTCGTAAATCGCTTTGTCGCCAATAGTTTCGAAGAAGCTTTTTGAGCCATAGTTGATGCCATATTTTGTCCGGTCAACCGTTACGTTGGCCGTTGCGGTCAGCCTGTTATTTTCTGTTTTAAACTGAGCCGGAAATTTGATTTCGTTCGTAATGCCTTTAATGGTCAGTTTCCCCTCCACATCGTATTTCCCGATGCCCGTTTGCGTTACCGACGTGATGACGAATCGGGCCGTCGGATACTTTTCTACCGCGAAAAAGTCGTCATTTTTAAGGTGCCCTACCAACTTGGCGTTCTTATCCGCATCGGTTAAATCAGTCACGGTCAACGCCTTCAGGTTAACCTCAAACGAACCACTTTTCAATTTCCCTCCTGTCAGCAACAGCGAACCGCTACTGATGGGAGCCAGTCCCGTATGCTCACCGGTTACTTTTTTACCCGTCCAGATTAGTTTGCTCTGTTGGGTATCGACTTTATACGTGACTTCTTTCGATTTTGGCGGAGTCGGGTTTGCAACCGAAATCAGCGAGAGGGCCGTCAGGCCAAACAGGAGTTGGATTGTCTTTTTCATAGCGATCTTCCGAAGCGGCATTTTTTTGTATTTAGTTTCTGGATTTGATATATCGGAACACGAAACTTTTGGCCCTACCCGATAGTCCTAGCCAACAGATAGATATACAAGTGGTCATCGAGTCATGACAAAATTCATATTATCTATTTGTTCTATAGAATTTATAGAATATAGTAGTGAATACCGATATGGTGACTCATCAATAATTAGAATTTTCTGATTAAAGCGAAATCAGCCGAATAGAACGACTCAACAGGAAATGAGATTTGGGAAGCAGACAGTTCCGGGAAAATGAGAAAAGCAGCGTTTGGCGTGCGTAATCATGGAATGTAAATTTATAGTTCCTATCGAAGTAGGCAGGTTAGCACTATCGCCAACTGGCAAGTTGCTAAGGGTTCAAAGAGCCTGTCTCTCCCCCTTTCGGTATAAATCCACAGCTACTTTGCAGGTAGTAAGTGTAAGATCGCTCAAAGATAAAAGACTCGTTTCCAGAAAAGCAAACTTCTCCTATAGATTTTGTTATTTTTTTATTTTTCCAACTAGTAATGGCCTTCACTTTACGTAAGCCTGAAATCAGAAGGTACAAAAACCGGCTATTCGTTGCCGGTGAATAAATCGTGTAGGTCGAACCGTTCGTTTGGCCCGCGCAATTTTGTTTACAGAAGCGATACAAATACAGATTTAAACCATCCAGTAAATTAATCCAGCACATAGAGCAAGTCGTAAGGAGTGTGTTGTAGCATACCTTTTCGTATTTTTGACCCTTCACGACCCAATTTTTTCGCTCATGCCTTATTGTCGGCTCCTGATTATTACTTTCATCAACGTTATTTTTCTCACAAAGGCTTTTTCGCAGTCAACAACCCCTTCTTTCCTGCAACTTAATGCCAGTCAGAACCGCTGGGCCGACTCGGTCTTTGCAACGCTGACACCCGATGAACGCATCGGTCAGTTGATCATGGTTTCGGGCTACTCGAACCGAAAACCCGCCTATGAAGATTCGCTCGTCAATCTGGTTAGAACCTACAAGCTTGGCGGAGTAGTCATGTTTCAGGGAGGGCCAATCCGGCAGGCAAAACTCACCAATCGCTTACAGGCGCTTTCGACGGTGCCCCTTTTAATTGCGATGGACGCCGAGTGGGGTCTGGCCATGCGGTTGGATAGTACGGTTCGCTACCCCTATCAGATGACCCTCGGAGCCATGCAGGGCAACGATTCACTCATCTATACCATGGGGGCCAATCTGGCGAAACAAGCCCGTCGGTTAGGTGTTCATGTCAACTTTGCCCCCTCGGTCGATGTCAATAATAATCCCAATAACCCGGTTATTAACTTTCGATCGTTTGGAGAAGATAAATATGCGGTTGCGCGCAAAGCCCTTGCCTATATGCGGGGCATGCAGGATAACCATCTGTTAACCAGCCTGAAACACTTCCCCGGCCATGGCGACACAGGTACCGATTCGCACTATGATTTACCCCTGATCAATAAAAGCCGGGCGCAACTCGACTCGCTGGAATTGTATCCGTTCAAACAGTTGATCAACGCCGGGGCTGCCGGTGTGATGATCGCTCACCTGAGCATCCCCTCCCTCGACACAACCCGTAACCGCCCCTCAACGCTTTCGCCCGCCATCGTCACCAACCTGCTCAAAAACGAACTGGGTTTTCAGGGATTGATTTTCTCAGACGCGATGAACATGAAGGGCGTTACAAAATATTTCCCGTCTGGTCAGGCCGATGAGCTTGGTCTGGAAGCGGGCATGGATGTCCTGGAGTTTACCGAAGATGTTCCGGCGGCTCTGGCTCAGATTAAACAGGCAATAGCCACCGGTCGCATGACCCAGGAATCGCTGGACGCCCGCTGTCTGAAAGTGTTGCGCGCGAAGGCGTGGGTTGGTTTGAATCAATATAAACCCATTGTGCTCGATAATCTGGTCAGCGACCTGAATCCGGTTAGCGATGACCTGCTCAACCGCAAACTCACCGAAGCGAGCCTGACTGTTCTGAAAAATACCAATAACCTGTTGCCCCTGCAACGGCTGGATACATTACGGATTGCATCAGTAGCCATCGAAAGCGATAAGGTAACGGCTTTTCAGAAAATGGCCGCCAACTACACACTGGTTGACCACTTCAATATTACCTCCAAAACCCCCGATTCGACACTGGCTCAGGTTCGGGATTCGCTCAAAAATTATAATCTGATTCTGGTCGATGTGCATCTGAATAACATTCGGCCTGCGGTCAAGTATGGCCTCCAGTCTAAAACCGCTGGTTTGGTCAGTGAGTTAGTGGCGACGGGCAAAGCCGTGGTTACAGTCTTTGGCAATGTTTATGCGCTCGATAAGTTGACCTTTCCGGCCGATACTGTTCTTGCTAGCCGCAACATCGAGCAGGCTCGGGCCATTTTGATGCCCTATCAATTGACTACCTACGCCGAAGAACTCTCGGCCCAGTTGATTTTCGGCGCGATTGGTGCATCGGGCAAACTCCCCGTAACGGTTAACCAACGCTTCCGTGTGGGCGATGGACTGGCGATCAAACCACTTGGCCGTCTGAAATACACGATTCCGGAAGAGGTTGGCATCGATAGCCGTTACCTGATGCAACAGGTTGATTCACTGGTTAATGTTGGGCTTGCCCAGAAAGCGTTTCCGGGCTGTGTGGTACAAATGGCTAAAGATGGCAAAGTTATTTTTCACAAAGCGTATGGTACACATACATACGATGCATCACTGGGTGCTGAGCCTAAGCCAACGCAGTTAGACGATCTGTTCGATATGGCATCCGTAACGAAAGTAAGTACCTCCACACCCGCCCTGATGAAGCTGGTCGATGAAGGTAAGTTCAACCTCGACGGTAAGATGGTCGATTACCTGCCCTGGCTCAAGAAATCGAATAAAGCCGATTTACGATGGCGCGATGTGCTGACTCATCAGGCCCGGTTGAAAGCCTGGATTGCTTTCTGGAAAGACACTAAAAATGAAGATGATTCCTGGAAACCCAAAACGTTCAAAGCCGAGCGCTCCGGCCGCTATCCCATTGAAGTGACGGATAGCCTGTTTGAATTCAGGAAATACCCGAAAACGATCTACCAGCAAATTAAAGATTCGCCACTGAACGAAAAGAAAGAGTATGTCTACTCTGACCTATCGTTCATTCTGTATCCACAGGTAGTGAAGCGAATAACGAAAACGAATTTCGAAGATTACCTCAAAACAAATTTCTATCGGCCATTGGGCGCTACGACGCTAACCTACCATCCCAGAAATTTCTATTCGCTCAATCGCATTGCGCCGACTGAGTATGATTCATTGTTTCGCAAAACACTGATCTGGGGGCGCGTTCATGATGAAGGAGCTGCCATGCTCGACGGCCTGTCGGGCCATGCGGGCTTATTCGGAACTGCAAATGACCTGATGAAATTAGTAGAGATGTATTTGCAGAAAGGCAATTATGCGGGTCAGCAATTTATTTCAACCAAAACGATGAATGAATTTACCCGTTATCAGTTCCCTGAACTGGGCAATCGGCGCGGACTTGGGTTCGATAAACCATCGTTCAAATACTCTGGTAATGCCCCC comes from Spirosoma aureum and encodes:
- a CDS encoding outer membrane beta-barrel protein produces the protein MHKSLFALFFLVSTVVSAQRLEPFKLNLSVGYASPADRSGNKDGSSPGFVYSIEPQYGITNHFDIGIRFEQAFIQRPEVLGNLIYFNTQAKSIMSGALTLNYVVGKTPAFRPYIGAGAGFFRAAQSDQQVMGAGNTPLYYSLPITNKWGALVRAGVKIFQFNVEAAFNLLEDTTVTNEFTNAKLIGKNEYFSVKAGYTLGGSRH
- a CDS encoding RNA polymerase sigma factor, whose product is MNDVPKSFWETIYKHNIAKMIGVCYRYTYNRQIAEDLAHDAFLVAIDKSSSFENKGSFEAWLRRIVVNIALQYLREQKKQKSHLDRIAYVMASTESQDEIQSNEETNFSEAELLEAIEHLPEHHKLVFNLYVFDNFTHAQIGSELGISEGTSKSHLARARKSIREILTKKVKGDKKRQKLALLLLIPDKLWSIDDLFTRQLNYFEIQPRKTAPIDTIDFSGISLPEFKSSTIFPENYLNTDISTLAIVVNIAVVLFLHFNSYKEKAPALLENSTIQSGGFSDAYSKKNHDKKVLIFDTTTATFSGNGIISSEKTKTIEKMKTVNTLATLLLTGSTLAFDSTNVLNKHQQPVQVKNQEIIENNASKTTIPTELIKSDNKVDSSEMSGTFYASTLFWSAENNGLYLMGKHVKVNLNSQKFSGSGTFSFINKINYLVINGTPMKLNETIQLSDKKYSLVKLSEAEAIKKYGDKGKLIVEITLAE
- a CDS encoding UbiA prenyltransferase family protein, with the protein product MNHSIRHYLKALGQFLIFGNAYIALCAVVMCQTTADLFAIQLPNSFLLFIFAGTLGSYSLHWFLTDTTASTQRGRWNKENKLTLLILFMSAVLVGVWQLSHLMRYLIDLLPVVVLTFLYTAPKINWPPFHALRRIAVLKTTYLALVWTYGTVAVPLLIVPPVGDPDWPLINVLLLNRFLFIYSVALCFDYRDRDQDRHSRWLTIVSMLTNKQLRLFSVAITLCFWLSIALLYVNGFDWRQVTCLSLPMVLLALSAGRIVRTESDYSYYIYLDGLLMLPGILLKFLP
- a CDS encoding DMT family transporter; translated protein: MNYIYILFAFLVGLAITVQAGVNANLRQAMASPILAAAISFGSGFIVLVLLLLASGGSVPPLDTVKQVSWWKWMGGAMGAVYMITVIVSVPKIGTANLVSLSVAGQLLAAVILDHYGFMGFALHPANGWRLLGLVLIMAGVLLVVKN
- a CDS encoding glycoside hydrolase family 3 N-terminal domain-containing protein, producing MPYCRLLIITFINVIFLTKAFSQSTTPSFLQLNASQNRWADSVFATLTPDERIGQLIMVSGYSNRKPAYEDSLVNLVRTYKLGGVVMFQGGPIRQAKLTNRLQALSTVPLLIAMDAEWGLAMRLDSTVRYPYQMTLGAMQGNDSLIYTMGANLAKQARRLGVHVNFAPSVDVNNNPNNPVINFRSFGEDKYAVARKALAYMRGMQDNHLLTSLKHFPGHGDTGTDSHYDLPLINKSRAQLDSLELYPFKQLINAGAAGVMIAHLSIPSLDTTRNRPSTLSPAIVTNLLKNELGFQGLIFSDAMNMKGVTKYFPSGQADELGLEAGMDVLEFTEDVPAALAQIKQAIATGRMTQESLDARCLKVLRAKAWVGLNQYKPIVLDNLVSDLNPVSDDLLNRKLTEASLTVLKNTNNLLPLQRLDTLRIASVAIESDKVTAFQKMAANYTLVDHFNITSKTPDSTLAQVRDSLKNYNLILVDVHLNNIRPAVKYGLQSKTAGLVSELVATGKAVVTVFGNVYALDKLTFPADTVLASRNIEQARAILMPYQLTTYAEELSAQLIFGAIGASGKLPVTVNQRFRVGDGLAIKPLGRLKYTIPEEVGIDSRYLMQQVDSLVNVGLAQKAFPGCVVQMAKDGKVIFHKAYGTHTYDASLGAEPKPTQLDDLFDMASVTKVSTSTPALMKLVDEGKFNLDGKMVDYLPWLKKSNKADLRWRDVLTHQARLKAWIAFWKDTKNEDDSWKPKTFKAERSGRYPIEVTDSLFEFRKYPKTIYQQIKDSPLNEKKEYVYSDLSFILYPQVVKRITKTNFEDYLKTNFYRPLGATTLTYHPRNFYSLNRIAPTEYDSLFRKTLIWGRVHDEGAAMLDGLSGHAGLFGTANDLMKLVEMYLQKGNYAGQQFISTKTMNEFTRYQFPELGNRRGLGFDKPSFKYSGNAPQSATKDSFGHSGFTGTFIWVEPAYNLAYVFLSNRVYPTRNNNRISELNTRTNVVEALYRAVKRGIQ
- a CDS encoding multidrug DMT transporter permease, with the protein product MFIITHYPLAVVVCFVTMLCWGSWANTQKLATQSVPTTIFYRDYTYGILFLSLLLAFTLGSSGSAGRSFLTDIGQADRQNLLYALVGGFVFNIANILIVVGIELAGLSVAMPVGIGLALILGVVVNYILSPIGNVGLLSGGVFAIFLAVVFSALAYRSKSTVGQTVSTNGLVISLVGGFLMSFFFYFVARAMATDFANPAPGLLTPYTALVLFGLGVVISTPLFLPILRRFTGKAANSTVRYGEVSTRNHGIGMLGGMIWCLGMASSLLASGEAGYAISYGLGQGATIIAVLWGVFIWNEFRGAPVTSSRYLTLMGLCYVLGLVLIIAAK
- a CDS encoding dipeptidase, translating into MIPSQFFTTGLAWSLALGLTASAQQVPVKSDSLTDAVVRRVHKYALTIDPHLDILADFNTAGNDAGTETKGQFDLPKLERGDLDVATVALFAGTAKKTPENIATARKEVDTKLAALRRFVSQHPDRLEFAYTAADLERIPAKGKHAILLSFLNAFSLGKDLTQLSLLHREGVRVFGLTHAGNNDWADSSRPSVGFDDKPDELGGLSALGRQSVSDLNRLGAIIDVSQLTPAGVLQTIQLSRAPVIASHSAVRGRVDATRNLNNDELKAIAANGGVVSIVAFSAYLHPSAEQLANYKKNVWEPFGLQPGDDAKSKLNAADYQKFQAAYREFSSSGYKYTNLADYLDAVDYAVRLIGIDHVGLASDFNHGGGVTGYAHVGELPNVTRELLKRGYSEEEIRKLWGGNFLRVFREVEATAKELQREHKLAAKQ
- a CDS encoding YceI family protein gives rise to the protein MKKTIQLLFGLTALSLISVANPTPPKSKEVTYKVDTQQSKLIWTGKKVTGEHTGLAPISSGSLLLTGGKLKSGSFEVNLKALTVTDLTDADKNAKLVGHLKNDDFFAVEKYPTARFVITSVTQTGIGKYDVEGKLTIKGITNEIKFPAQFKTENNRLTATANVTVDRTKYGINYGSKSFFETIGDKAIYDDFSLDITLVAISSSAVASR
- a CDS encoding PD-(D/E)XK nuclease family protein, with the translated sequence MINYRFYPSLLNVFSHYLGGGNLSAQELIDSINRVPTPTTAAQERGISFEEAVVKGTDEDRFDAEILRKVRKLLPRPIVETQVYCQWQIDDVLFYGYVDLIGKFKAVDIKTTASYQPGRYVHNHQNLYLHALKRKGIKLMEYVIAEFQPGGRTEAYVESYTLTHPIDKQLEDIRLFKAFLEEHRPLITDKKIFVAPGDDADARRH